One stretch of Oncorhynchus clarkii lewisi isolate Uvic-CL-2024 chromosome 3, UVic_Ocla_1.0, whole genome shotgun sequence DNA includes these proteins:
- the LOC139406192 gene encoding granzyme B-like — protein sequence MYLNLLILLQLLSSAGASESGIVGGKIAKPHSRPYMVSLQHRGHHVCGGMLIREDFVLTSAHCLKDAYPLTVVLGAHNLTKEEKKSRQERKVSHYHRHPLHENITQLSYDIMLLQLHANAVLNEYVKVIGLPNKDKRIPARTKCSVAGWGKTSPDKTSGAADVLMEVEVTMQFNFECVKKWKDYFISSQMICTDDGQKGFCQGDSGGPVICKNKNVAQGIVTSFRNPLKCDDGKFPRVYINISFFKSWIEEVING from the exons ATGTACCTgaacctcctcatcctcctccaacTCCTTTCCTCTGCTG GAGCCTCTGAGAGTGGTATTGTGGGTGGTAAGATAGCTAAGCCCCACTCAAGGCCCTATATGGTCTCTCTGCAACACAGAGGACACCATGTTTGTGGAGGAATGCTCATCCGGGAGGACTTTGTCCTGACTTCAGCACACTGCTTGAAAGA TGCTTATCCTTTAACGGTGGTTCTTGGAGCTCACAACCTAAccaaagaagagaagaagagtcgGCAAGAGAGGAAAGTGTCACATTACCATCGGCATCCCTTACATGAGAATATAACGCAGTTAAGTTACGACATCATG CTTTTACAGTTACATGCCAACGCCGTTCTGAACGAGTATGTGAAGGTCATTGGACTACCCAATAAAGATAAACGTATCCCAGCCAGAACCAAGTGCTCTGTCGCTGGCTGGGGCAAGACTTCACCAGATAAAACATCTGGTGCTGCAGATGTATTGATGGAAGTTGAAGTCACAATGCAGTTCAACTTTGAATGCGTAAAAAAGTGGAAAGATTACTTTATAAGTAGCCAAATGATATGCACTGATGATGGACAGAAAGGCTTTTGTCAG GGAGATTCAGGCGGACCTGTTATTTGCAAGAACAAGAACGTGGCACAGGGTATTGTTACTTCTTTTCGTAATCCACTGAAATGTGATGATGGTAAATTCCCCCGTGTGTACATAAATATTTCCTTCTTTAAGTCCTGGATTGAAGAGGTGATTAATGGAtag